The DNA window GTCGGCACCCGAGTCGTGACGCTGGCGTAGCGTCCGGCGGCTCAGCGTGGCCAGGTTCACCCCCGGACCTGGCGGCGTTTCGCATGTCGGCCCACGATTCGTGGTCTGCGGCGGCGTGGTCGATGATGCAGTCATGGCGGAGGCGCTCCAGCGCAGGCTCGGGCTGACGGATTCGGTGCTCATCGGGCTCGGCTCGATGATCGGGGCGGGCATCTTCGCGGCGCTCGCCCCGGCGGCGGCCGCGGCGGGCAGTTGGCTGCTGCTCGCATTGGCGGTGGCCGCACTGCTCGCGTACTGCAACGCGACCTCCTCGGCACGGCTCGCGGCGCGTTATCCGGTGTCGGGCGGGACGTACGTGTACGGGCGCGAGCGGCTCGGGGCGTTCTGGGGATATCTGGCCGGATGGGGATTCGTCGCGGGGAAGACGGCCTCGTGTGCGGCCATGGCGCTGACGGTCGGCAATTATGCCTGGCCCGAACAGTCCCGTGCGGTTGCCGTCGCGGCCGTTGTCGTGATCACCGCGATCAACTACACCGGCGTACAGAAGTCGGCGCTGGCCACCAGGCTCATCGTGGCGGCGGTGCTGGCCGTGCTCGCGCTGGTCGTGGCGGTGGGGTTGTTCGGAACGCATTCCGCGGCAACGACGCTGCCGGATCGGATCGGGGCGCGCGGAGTGCTGCAGGCGGCCGGATTGCTGTTCTTCGCATTCGCCGGATACGCCCGCATCGCCACTCTCGGTGAGGAGGTGCGCGAACCCCGACGCACGATTCCGCGGGCCATCATGATCGCGCTCGGGCTGGCGTTGGCGGTCTACGCACTGGTGGCGGTGACCGCGCTGGAGGTGCTCGGGTCCGCGGGTCTGGCCCATGCGACCGATCCGCTGGCCATGGTCGTATCCGCCGCCGGGGCACCGGGTTCGGCTCCCGTCGTCCGGATCGGCGCGGTGCTCGCGGCCGCCGGATCGCTGCTGGCATTGATTCTCGGGGTTTCGCGCACGGCGCTGGCCATGGCGCGCGATCGCTATCTGCCGGGTGCGCTGGCCGCGGTGCATCCGCGCTTCGGTGTGCCGCATCGGGCGGAACTGGCGGTCGGCGCGGTGGTGGCGGTGGTCGCCGGCACCTTCGATCTGCGTGCGGCCATCGGCTTTTCGTCGTTCACGGTGCTGGTGTACTACCTGATCGCGAATGTCTCGGCGGCGACTTTGACGCTCGAGGAAGATCGACCGGCTCGCTGGGTCCCGATTGTCGGTGCGGCCGGGTGCGTGATCGTCGGGATATCGCTGCCCATCGGGTCGGTGCTCACCGGGCTCGCGGTGCTTGCCATCGGCGCGGTCTTCCACCTCCGACGGCTACGGCGCCGCCCTCGTCGTTGACCTGGCACGTCGCGGGTTGGCGGACTGACCCACCGACAGCGGATCCGGTCGGTCGCCGCGCCATCGCGCGTGTCGAAGGTTCCGGTTCCGGTGCGAGTCGGTCCGAACGCAATCGGTGGGTACCGCCCAGCCTGTTGAACGATCTCGCAGCGCATTGCGCGATAGCCTCATCGTATGGGGCGCATCTACGGAGTGCTGGCCGCGGTCGCGGCCGTATCACTGGTGACAGGGAGCGTTTTCGCGGGGAACGCGCGCGCCGAGGCGGTCGACCAGGTGACGTGCGGGGTGTCGTCAGGGCGGGAGCCCGAGCGGGCGGCACCGGAGCAGGTGGGGTTGGATTCGGGGCTGCTCGCGCAGGCGTTGGCGTTCGCGAGCGAGCGTAATCGGTTGAATGTGCAGGTCTTCCGGGACAACTGCCTGGTCGGCGAGGGGCCGACCGATGAGCAGACCGGGAATGTCGCCTGGAATATCTGGAGTGCGACCAAGAGCGTTGTTTCGGTATTGGCCGGAATGGCTTGGGATCAGGGCAAACTGGATCTCGAGGCGCCGATCGCTCAATATCTGCCGCCGGGGCTCGGTGACGAGCAGCATCGGTCGATCACCGTGGAGAATCTGCTCACCGAGACCTCCGGAATGAAGGTGGGCGTGCTCACCGAGGGTGTCACCGGGGTGATTCCGCTCGATCCGAACAGTGCCGTGCAGGCGCTCGGGGTGCCATTGGACAACCCGCCGGGCGCGGTCTTCAGCTACAGCCAGCGCAATGTCGATCTGCTCGCGTATGTCATCGAATTGGCCATCGGGGAACCGCTGCAGCAGTTCGCGCAGCGTGAGCTCTTCGATCCGCTCGGCATCGAGCGCGGCGATTACTACTGGGCTCGCGATCGCGCCGGACATACCTATGGGTACGCGCATCTGATGATTCCGCCGAACGATTTCGCCAAACTCGGTCTGCTGGTGAGCAATAACGGGCGGTGGGGCGCACAGCAAATCGTCTCCGCGACATATCTGCACAAGGCACGCCAGCCGTCGCCGGCGAATCACTGCTACGGCTATCTGTTCTGGCTCGGGCCCGGATGTGCGGAGACCCCCGACTT is part of the Nocardia sp. NBC_00565 genome and encodes:
- a CDS encoding APC family permease; this translates as MAEALQRRLGLTDSVLIGLGSMIGAGIFAALAPAAAAAGSWLLLALAVAALLAYCNATSSARLAARYPVSGGTYVYGRERLGAFWGYLAGWGFVAGKTASCAAMALTVGNYAWPEQSRAVAVAAVVVITAINYTGVQKSALATRLIVAAVLAVLALVVAVGLFGTHSAATTLPDRIGARGVLQAAGLLFFAFAGYARIATLGEEVREPRRTIPRAIMIALGLALAVYALVAVTALEVLGSAGLAHATDPLAMVVSAAGAPGSAPVVRIGAVLAAAGSLLALILGVSRTALAMARDRYLPGALAAVHPRFGVPHRAELAVGAVVAVVAGTFDLRAAIGFSSFTVLVYYLIANVSAATLTLEEDRPARWVPIVGAAGCVIVGISLPIGSVLTGLAVLAIGAVFHLRRLRRRPRR
- a CDS encoding serine hydrolase domain-containing protein is translated as MGRIYGVLAAVAAVSLVTGSVFAGNARAEAVDQVTCGVSSGREPERAAPEQVGLDSGLLAQALAFASERNRLNVQVFRDNCLVGEGPTDEQTGNVAWNIWSATKSVVSVLAGMAWDQGKLDLEAPIAQYLPPGLGDEQHRSITVENLLTETSGMKVGVLTEGVTGVIPLDPNSAVQALGVPLDNPPGAVFSYSQRNVDLLAYVIELAIGEPLQQFAQRELFDPLGIERGDYYWARDRAGHTYGYAHLMIPPNDFAKLGLLVSNNGRWGAQQIVSATYLHKARQPSPANHCYGYLFWLGPGCAETPDFLSEDVYSMAGLGMQNVFIVPSLNLTVVWTGVFGNVSSQGVSGIVQNTAELPWEFFRRLFAAFEDHPVPDPGPYVEPPLRLDPSRFVDTNILLAVFGIGLSAYPGCNVFSCLNYPLAPPFADTAPGCAILVCLGPDPRTPGIR